ACGCCGTCGGACCGGAGGTAACTGTCGATCACGCTCTGCGGCAAGGCCTCTGCACTTGGGACAATTCCTGAGACGGCCGGGCTACTGCGAGCGGCTCGCCCGCCGGGTGGTTTTATTCGCCGAGGTCTACGAAGACCGTTGGTGTGCGCCCCTGCGAGTTTCTGTCCATGTCGGTCCTCGAACAGGATGCCGCCCGCGGTCATCGCGACCTTCGATCGGGGTGGCCGGAACTTTCAAAAATTCGCCGCAGGTCTATTGACGATGAGGCACAACGTATTTGGGATGCACAGGCCAATCACGCGGCCGACGACAAGCGCGCTCTTGTGCAGCGCCCTGCACACGTTCTACTCAGGACCACCCTCGACCACCGAGCCACAGCGGCGGTTCCTGGCCGTTGTACATGCTCTTGGGATGCCATCGTTGTCGACGCGACAGCCGGGCGGCGTGGTGCTCGGCGACGTCCTTGAGGTACTCGACGTCATCGCTGGTCCAGGGGTGCTGGCCGGTGCCGTCCAACCACCACCGGGGTTGGCCGTCCTGCTCGTAACGGGTTATCCGGTAGCGCGAGGCGACGTGCCTACCGTTGTCATCAACCTGCCAGTCCAGCAGCCGCGGTTGCAGGGCCTCGCGGGTCGGATGCGTCGACTCCCAGGGATGGGTTATGCGGATCTCGATGAATTCGCCACCCATGAATCAACATTAATAGGAGTGATCGCTGCGCGTCACACTCAACGTCGACGGATTTACGCTCCGCTTTTCGTGGTCAGCCCGCGTTGCCTGGAACCGACGGGCTCGTGGGAGTCGTCGAGGTGGTTGAGGTCGTGGGAGCCGTCGAGGTGGTTGAGGTCGTCGGACTGGTAGACGTCACGGGACTCGTGGGGGTCGTGGAGCTTGTCGACCGCGCCGGACTGGTAGGAGTCGTCGGGGTCGTGGCAGCCGTCGGGCTCGCCGGGCTGGTGGGCGTGGTACTGGCAAGGCCTGGTCCCTCGCCACACCAGTCGGCCACATCTTTCGGGTACTGCTCGAGCGGCGGAGGACAACGCTGCCCCGGCGGGAAATTGGCGCCGGCGTTGAGGAGATCGCATGGGACGTAGACCTGCTTGCCCATAGGGGTGTTGGTCAGGCACTTCGTCGGCGGCGCGCCGTGGGCCGTGACGGGAATGACGGCCGCCGCCGCCACCGCGCCGAGCCCCAACGCAAGGCCGCGATAGGTCATGAGAGCTCCTCGTTCTGCCGCGAAAGTCATCACTGAGTTCACATAGTGACGGCTGAGCAAACACATTCTGCCTTGCATCCAACCGAGCGCTGTCTTGCGTTCGTTCGCGAGGGCATCGACACGTCGAGCACGGCGGGCCGTCCTATCGAACCTGGACTCGAATTGCAACCGAGTGGTGAGGGGCGGGCAGCCACGCGCAAAGCCGCCGGGCACGCGACGAGCGTGTCGGTCGGTTACGTCGCTCGACGGCTCAACGGCACTGGCGCGGCGGATCGGCATGCGGCCGAGGCGACCACCACTGTTGCGCCGGCACTTGGCATTTCGCAAGAGAGCGCCAGGCCCGGGCGAACGAGTCCGGGCCCCGCTCAATCGATCTGGTGCGCGGGATGCATCGCAGCAGCCGTTGCACCCCAGTGGCTTAACCCCTTGACCGCGGACCGATCATCGCTGGCCCGTCGCTCCGGGCTTCATGTCCCCCGGTTTCATGTCCCCCGGTTTCATGTCCCCGGGCTTCATGTCCCCGGGCTTCATGTCCCCGGGCTTCATGTCCCCGGGCTTCATGTCGGCACAGCAATCCTTCGCTTCGTGCGCCGTCGCCGCGTGGGCCATCTGCAGGGGCGCGTGCTCGCTCCAGCCCAAGAAGTAACCGGAGAAGAAAATCGCGCCGACGACAAATAACCCGCCGGCCACGATGCCCACCCAGGCGAGGGCTTGGTTGAGGCGAGACGGGCGGTGGCGCACTGTGCCGGGATCATGTGACGGGTGTGAAGCGTCGGTTGTATCTGCCATAGCTGTACCTCCAATACGGGACCAAACGCCGCCATGCTACCCCACCCTGGGTGGGGTGGGAGTCGAGTAGACTGGCGACGTTCATCTAATGAACAGCGATGCGGTGCTACTGGCGGAAGGGAACCGCGATGTCTGATGAGTTGACGGTTAAAAAGCGATCCGCGCTGAATCGGCTCAAAACGGTGCGTGGCCACCTCGACGGGATCATCCGAATGCTGGAGACCGACGCCTACTGCGTGGATGTCATGAAGCAGATCTCGGCGGTGCAGTCTGCATTAGAGCGAACCAACCGCGTAATGCTGCACAACCACTTGGAGACTTGTTTCTCCGATGCCGTGGTGGGCGGAAAGGGCCAGAAAGCGATAGCCGAATTAGTCGATGCCCTCAAGTTCAGCTCGGCCTTGACTGGCCCCGACACGCACTTGAACGGAACGACTCGCGACGAGGCGATGCAACCCGGCAATGCAGCTTCGCAGTAGTTGGGTCCCCCTCCGCGTCGTGCGCGGGAACAGTCCATCGGCCGCCCGAGGGCGCTGAATCAGCCGAA
This Mycobacterium simiae DNA region includes the following protein-coding sequences:
- a CDS encoding metal-sensitive transcriptional regulator, producing the protein MSDELTVKKRSALNRLKTVRGHLDGIIRMLETDAYCVDVMKQISAVQSALERTNRVMLHNHLETCFSDAVVGGKGQKAIAELVDALKFSSALTGPDTHLNGTTRDEAMQPGNAASQ